TCCAAGTGTGGCATGAGGATGGGAGCTTTCATGCAGTCTGGGGAGCCCAGGATCCTGGCTTTTACACTCCGGGTGGTATCGAATTCATTCCTTCTTCTAATCACATCAACATCTGCCCTCCCAGGCTCCCTTACATCTCTTCCCTTGCGgtcccctcccccccccccttaaTTTCCTTAACCAAGTGGGCCAGCCTTCCCGTCTTCACCGCAGCCTCTATTCCTCTCTTTAAATACATACAGTCATCGGTTTTATGCCCAAAACCTTTGTAAAAGTCACAATACTCGTTAGGCTGTGCCTTTGGCCCAGGCTTTATGGGTGGTGGCTTCGGGAAGGAGTTCTTTACCCTCTCAGTGGCCAGTATCTCACTTGGGGTCTTGGTGAGAGGGGTGAAATGATCAGAGTAAGGTGGGGGGCCTCTCCCTCGAGGTCTATACGGGGAATATGAGGGCCTTGCTCTGTCGTGCAACATTCTATCAAAAGCGGGTTTTCTGGAGTAAGGTGTACCTTTGTCAGGAGGCTTTGCAGCTGGGGTGATCCTTCGGGGTGTGACGTCCGTCTCCTTGGCTTTGCTGACCGTGTCTTTTCCTCTGACAAAGGCTCCGACCCTGTCCATAAGGTTGTCAAA
This is a stretch of genomic DNA from Helianthus annuus cultivar XRQ/B chromosome 16, HanXRQr2.0-SUNRISE, whole genome shotgun sequence. It encodes these proteins:
- the LOC110920289 gene encoding uncharacterized protein LOC110920289 — translated: MPPKTKLPPYFDRYDGTRDPEDHLHAFRGAGQLGRWSMPVWCHMFVQTLTEGAQLWFDSLPPGGIDSYEELSEKFLRNFGQQIKVVKNPNEILHIRQRDSERIDQYMERFIKESMNIKDVPEVMKISSFINGLKHAQLCEKLGEEFPHSFDNLMDRVGAFVRGKDTVSKAKETDVTPRRITPAAKPPDKGTPYSRKPAFDRMLHDRARPSYSPYRPRGRGPPPYSDHFTPLTKTPSEILATERVKNSFPKPPPIKPGPKAQPNEYCDFYKGFGHKTDDCMYLKRGIEAAVKTGRLAHLVKEIKGGGEGTAREEM